The Streptomyces sp. A2-16 sequence TCATCATGGAGATCCACCTCCTCGACACCGGGACGGTGCAGCTGCCGCCGGGAGTGCACGTCGTCGTGGTGGACTCCGACGCCGGCGACCGCTACAGCGTGGTCGACACGGATCAGGCGGACGGCGCGCGCAGGGCCGTACGGCATCTGCTCGACCTGGGCCATCGGACCGTACGGCATGTGGCGGGCCCGCAGGCGTCCTACGCGGGGCAACGGCGGGCCCAGGCCTGGCGTGCCGTGCTCGAGGAGGCCGGCCGGCCGGTGCCGTCCGCGCTGTACGGGGACTGGTCGGCCAAGGCCGGTTACGAGGCAGGGCTGGTGCTCGCGGAACAGCCGGACCTCACGGCGGTGTTCGCCGCCAACGACCAGATGGCCCTGGGGCTGTTGCGGGCGTTCCACGAGCGGGGGCTGTCCGTGCCGCACGACGTCAGCGTGGTCGGTTTCGACGACATCCCCGACGCGGCGTTCTTCGTGCCGCCGCTCACCACCGTCCACCAGGACTTCGCGGAGGTGGGGCACCGCTGTGTGCAGAAGGTGCTGCAGCAGATCCGCGCGGGCGGCGGCGGCCTGCCCGGAACCGACCTGGTGCCGACCAGCCTGGTGGTGAGGGGGAGCACGGCGCCACCACGTCAGGCCCCTCCCGCCTCGCGAGGTTGACCTTGCCCCAAGGGCAGCCCGCAGGCTCGGTGCATGACGCGAGAAAAACGGCTGCTGGTCGACGTGCGACCGCTGCGGGTGGGGGCGTTCCGGCGGTTGTGGGCGGCGGGGATCGTGACCGCACTCGGGGCTCAACTCACCGCCGTCGTCGTGCCGTTGCAGATCTACGAGTTCTCCGGTTCGTCGGCGTGCGTGGGCCTGGCCGGGCTGGTGGGTCTCGCCCCGATGGCCGCGGCGGCGCTGTGGGGTGGAGCGCTCGCCGACGTACGCGACCGGCGGAGGCTGCTGCTGACGACCACCGTCGGCATCGGTGTGACGTCGTCGCTGCTGTGGGCGCAGGCATGGGCGAATCTGCGGTCGGTCGGTGTGCTGCTCGTGCTGGTGGGCGTCCAGCAGGCCCTGTTCGGCGCCAACTCCACGGTGAGCAGGGCCGTCACACCGCGCCTGGTACCGCCCGAGCTGGTGCCGGCCGCCAACGCGCTCCAGTCGGTGGTCCTCCTGTCTGCCGGGATCGCCGGACCACTGGTGGCCGCCGGTCTGCTGCCGGTCGCCGGGAGCGGCACGCTGTACCTGGCGGATGCTCTCGCCGTCTGCGCGACGGTGTGGGCGGTGTGGCGGCTGCCTGCCCTTCCACCGCTCGGCGGACGTGAGCGAGGCCAGGGCCCGCTTCCACGCCGGATCATGGACGGCGTACGGTTCGTGACGCGACGTCAGCTTCTGCTCGCGGTGTATCTCTCCGACTTCGCCGCCCTGTCCCTCGGTCTGCCCACGGCACTCTTCCCGCAGCTGGCGGCGGAGACCTTCCGCCCTTCGGACATCGGTGTGCTGTACGCCGCCGTCTCGGCCGGAGGCGTGTTGGCGGGCTTGTTCTCCGGGGCCTTCACCCGCGTCCGGCGCCACGGTGTCGCCGTGGCGGTGTCGGTCGGCGTGTGGGGGCTGGCCCTCGCGGGGTTCGGACTGGCCCGCTCACTGGTCACCGCCGTGGCCTGGCTGCTCCTGGCCGGGGGCGCGCTCCTCGCGCTGGGTGTCTTCCGGAAGACGGTGCTGCAGACCGCCGTCCCCGACGGGATGCGCGGCCGGCTCCAGGGCATCGACACCGTGGTGGCGGTCGGCGGGCCACGCCTGGGCGACCTCCTGCACGGCACGGTCGAAGCCGCTCTCGGTGTCACCTGGACCGTCACGGGCGGCGGAGTCCTGACCGTCGGGGCGGCGCTCGCCCTTCTCCTGCTCTTTCCCGTGCTCCGGCACCATCGGGCCCCGTCCGGGAGGGAACAGGAGACGCTCGGCGCGTGAACCTCACTTCAGGGCCAGTGGCAGCTCGCACAGGCCGCTCCAGGAAATTGGAGTAGACCGGTCGGGCGGGACCGGTCTGTTCCAGGGTCTGGACCCGGTCCAGCAAGCCTTCCAGCACGGCTCCGATCTCGGCGCGGGCCAGGTAAACGCCGAGGCAGAAGTGCGGGCCGTGGGCGAAGGTGCGGTGCTGGTCGGGGGTGTGGTCCAGGCGGAGCCGGCCGGGGTCCCCGAAGACCTGATCGTCGTGGTTGGCGGAGGCGTTCCGCACGGTCACGATGTCTCCCGCGCGGATCGGCCGGCCGGCGATCTCGGTGTCCGCCGTGGCCGTGCGGCCCGAGTGCAGCGCGGGGGTCGTCCAGCGCAGGATCTCCTCCACGGCGGTGTCGACACCCGCGTCGCCCCGCTTGAGCGCCTGCCACTGGTCGGGGTGCCCGAGGGCGGTTCGGGTGCGGTGCTGACGGGGTACGGGACGCGGGCGCGGGAGCGCCGAGCGCCCGAACCCTCCCACCGGGGCACCGATGTGCAGGCGTCCGGCGCGCGTGTGCCGATGGAGGCGGCGGCCGAGAAGTACCTCCGCGCCCATCGCGAAAGCCCCGCGGTGACGATCTGGGCGGACGTGGACGCCGTCGGGGGTGGAGGCGGGGGCGCCCGGTGAGGTCCGGGCACCGCACGCCGGCCACCGCGCGCCCTCCTCGCGAGAAGCGGGCGGGCCAGCTCGGGATCCGGGCTGCCGAAGACGGCCTCGCCCGAGGCCGGCTCCGCGTCGGGGTCCGTCCGCGGGCGATCGAGCCGCTGTCGGGACTGGTCAGACGTTACGGCGGTACTGGCCGCCGACCTCGAAGAAGGCCTCGGTGATCTGCTGGAGGGAGCAGACCCGGGTGGCCTCCATGAGCACCGCGAACACGTTGTCGCCGCGTACCGCCGCGTCCTTGAGGGCGTCCAGAGCGGCCCGGGCCTCCTCGTGGTGGCGGGTGTGGAAGTCCTGGACGCGTTCCAGCTGGGACTGCTTCTCCTCCTCGGTGGCGCGGGCGAGTTCGACGACGCCGGGCTCGGCGGTGTCGGCGTGCGGGTTGCGGAAGGTGTTGACGCCGATCAGGGGCAGAGTGCCGTCGTGCTTGCGCTGCTCGTAGAGCATCGACTCGTCCTGGATACGGCCGCGCTGGTAGCCGGTCTCCATCGCGCCGAGCACGCCACCGCGTTCGCTGATCCGCTCGAACTCCTGAAGGACGGCCTCCTCGACCAGGTCGGTGAGTTCGTCGATGATGAACGACCCCTGCAGCGGGTTCTCGTTCATCGCCAGGCCCCACTCCCGGTTGATGATCAGCTGGATGGCCAGCGCCCGGCGCACGGACTCCTCGGTGGGGGTGGTGACGGCCTCGTCGTAGGCGTTGGTGTGCAGGCTGTTGCAGTTGTCGTAGATGGCGATGAGCGCCTGGAGGGTGGTGCGGATGTCGTTGAAGTCCATCTCCTGGGCGTGCAGGGAGCGTCCGGAGGTCTGGACGTGGTACTTCAGCTTCTGGCTGCGCTCGCCGGCGCCGTACTTCTCCTTCATCGCCACGGCCCAGATGCGGCGGGCGACGCGGCCGAGGACCGAGTACTCGGGGTCCATGCCGTTGGAGAAGAAGAACGACAGGTTCGGCGCGAAGTCGTCGACGCTCATGCCGCGGGCGAGGTAGGCCTCGACGTAGGTGAAGCCGTTGGCGAGGGTGAAGGCGAGCTGGCTGATGGGGTTCGCGCCGGCCTCGGCGATGTGATAGCCGGAGATGGACACCGAGTAGAAGTTGCGGACCTGGTGCGCGATGAACCACTCCTGGATGTCGGCCATCATCCGCAGGGAGAACTCGGTGGAGAACAGGCAGGTGTTCTGGCCCTGGTCCTCCTTGAGGATGTCGGCCTGCACGGTGCCGCGCACGTTCGCCAGCGCGTGTGCGCGCAGCCCGGCGGCCTCCTCGGGCGAGGGGTCGCGGCCCTCCTGGTCGCGGAACCGCTCGATCTGCTGGTCGATCGCGGTGTTGAGGAAGAACGCCAGGACGGCCGGTGCCGGGCCGTTGATCGTCATGGAGACGGAGGTCGTGGGCGCCACCAGGTCGAAGCCGTCGTAGAGGGCCTTCATGTCCTCCAGGGTGGCCACCGAGACGCCGGAGGTGCCGACCTTGCCGTAGATGTCGGGGCGCTCGTCGGGGTCGCGGCCGTACAGGGTCACCGAGTCGAACGCGGTGGACAGTCGGGTCGCCGGCTGGCCCTCCGACAGGAGCTTGAAGCGGCGGTTGGTGCGGAACGGGTCGCCCTCGCCTGCGAACATCCGCGCCGGGTCCTCGCCGTCGCGCTTGAAGGGGAACACACCGGCTGTGAACGGGAAGTGGCCGGGCAGGTTCTCGTTCCGCCAGAACCGTACGAGTTCGCCGTGGTCTGTGAAGCGCGGCAGGGCGACGCGGGGGATCTTGTTGCCCGACAGGGACTCACGGGTCAGCTTGGTACGGATCTCGCGGTCGCGGACCTTCACGACCTGCTCGTCGCCGGAGTAGGAGGCGATCACGGAGGGCCAGTTCTCGATCTGCCGGACGAGGTCGTGCGGCAGGCGCGTGCGAGCGTCGTCGAGGAGCGCCTGCACGTTCGCGGGGTCGGAACCGGCCTCGGCGAGCTCGGCCCCGACCAGTTCGAGACGCTGCACCCGCCGGGCCTCCTCGGCCAGCCGCTCGGTGTCGGCGTGGTAGCCGCGCACGGTCTCGGTGATCTCCGCGAGGTAGCGCACCCGGGGAGGGGGGACCACCTGGCGGATGCCGGAGGAATGACGGACGTCCACCGGGGCCAGTGCCCCCTCGGACAGCGACAGCCCCTTCTCCGCCAGGGCGCCCTTCAGGTGCTGGTAGAGCGCGGTGACGCCGTCGTCGTTGAAGGTGGCCGCGGAGGTGCCGTACACCGGCATGTCCTCGGGCCGCTGTCCGAACGCCTCGCGGTTGCGGACCAGTTGGCGGCCGACATCGCGCAGGGCGTCCTTGGCACCGCGCCGCTCGAACTTGTTGATCGCGACCACGTCGGCGAAGTCGAGCATGTCGATCTTCTCCAGCTGGGAGGCCGCGCCGAACTCCGGCGTCATCACATAGAGGGAGGCGTCGACGAACGGCACGATCGCCGCGTCGCCCTGGCCGATGCCCGG is a genomic window containing:
- a CDS encoding LacI family DNA-binding transcriptional regulator produces the protein MEEAAVVERGGSGVPGGRRKQRVSMADVAKLAGVSSQTVSRVSNGQPGVISSTREQVLAAMRELGYRPNSAARALRYGQFNTIGVILFSLSSTGNSRTVEAIATHAAAEGYAITLIPIDVPTQDNVLGAFTRMGELAVDAVIVIMEIHLLDTGTVQLPPGVHVVVVDSDAGDRYSVVDTDQADGARRAVRHLLDLGHRTVRHVAGPQASYAGQRRAQAWRAVLEEAGRPVPSALYGDWSAKAGYEAGLVLAEQPDLTAVFAANDQMALGLLRAFHERGLSVPHDVSVVGFDDIPDAAFFVPPLTTVHQDFAEVGHRCVQKVLQQIRAGGGGLPGTDLVPTSLVVRGSTAPPRQAPPASRG
- a CDS encoding MFS transporter gives rise to the protein MTREKRLLVDVRPLRVGAFRRLWAAGIVTALGAQLTAVVVPLQIYEFSGSSACVGLAGLVGLAPMAAAALWGGALADVRDRRRLLLTTTVGIGVTSSLLWAQAWANLRSVGVLLVLVGVQQALFGANSTVSRAVTPRLVPPELVPAANALQSVVLLSAGIAGPLVAAGLLPVAGSGTLYLADALAVCATVWAVWRLPALPPLGGRERGQGPLPRRIMDGVRFVTRRQLLLAVYLSDFAALSLGLPTALFPQLAAETFRPSDIGVLYAAVSAGGVLAGLFSGAFTRVRRHGVAVAVSVGVWGLALAGFGLARSLVTAVAWLLLAGGALLALGVFRKTVLQTAVPDGMRGRLQGIDTVVAVGGPRLGDLLHGTVEAALGVTWTVTGGGVLTVGAALALLLLFPVLRHHRAPSGREQETLGA
- the icmF gene encoding fused isobutyryl-CoA mutase/GTPase IcmF, whose translation is MSDLHRPVHPVRLVTASALFDGHDASINIMRRIFQSQGAEVIHLGHNRSVREVVDAALEEDAHGVAVSSYQGGHVEYFEYLMASLRKQGAEHIRVVGGGGGVIVPEEIARLRESGVTIFSPEDGQRLGLAGMVNTVVKDCDFDLWDGKPADLDAVLAGDRFAIARALTGAELGKLPPEFQRELRGAAAARHVPVLGITGTGGSGKSSLTDELVRRFRVDQRDALRIAVIAVDPTRRRGGGALLGDRIRMNSLDGERVFFRSLATRGSRELPEHLSEVIDVVKAAGFDLVVVETPGIGQGDAAIVPFVDASLYVMTPEFGAASQLEKIDMLDFADVVAINKFERRGAKDALRDVGRQLVRNREAFGQRPEDMPVYGTSAATFNDDGVTALYQHLKGALAEKGLSLSEGALAPVDVRHSSGIRQVVPPPRVRYLAEITETVRGYHADTERLAEEARRVQRLELVGAELAEAGSDPANVQALLDDARTRLPHDLVRQIENWPSVIASYSGDEQVVKVRDREIRTKLTRESLSGNKIPRVALPRFTDHGELVRFWRNENLPGHFPFTAGVFPFKRDGEDPARMFAGEGDPFRTNRRFKLLSEGQPATRLSTAFDSVTLYGRDPDERPDIYGKVGTSGVSVATLEDMKALYDGFDLVAPTTSVSMTINGPAPAVLAFFLNTAIDQQIERFRDQEGRDPSPEEAAGLRAHALANVRGTVQADILKEDQGQNTCLFSTEFSLRMMADIQEWFIAHQVRNFYSVSISGYHIAEAGANPISQLAFTLANGFTYVEAYLARGMSVDDFAPNLSFFFSNGMDPEYSVLGRVARRIWAVAMKEKYGAGERSQKLKYHVQTSGRSLHAQEMDFNDIRTTLQALIAIYDNCNSLHTNAYDEAVTTPTEESVRRALAIQLIINREWGLAMNENPLQGSFIIDELTDLVEEAVLQEFERISERGGVLGAMETGYQRGRIQDESMLYEQRKHDGTLPLIGVNTFRNPHADTAEPGVVELARATEEEKQSQLERVQDFHTRHHEEARAALDALKDAAVRGDNVFAVLMEATRVCSLQQITEAFFEVGGQYRRNV